In the Acropora muricata isolate sample 2 chromosome 1, ASM3666990v1, whole genome shotgun sequence genome, one interval contains:
- the LOC136911821 gene encoding uncharacterized protein codes for MACLCASNLFLVSFEILLWTGEAADFCTSLFETQQDHTLLGHVMETVNVTDEFEYHRKCIHNNTCKSFNIHPPGGNPIKKTCEMNNQTRQMKPKHYKKKIGSSYHGSVEVSCVDIMETNSQQKIRHCHPEYSGKQCTVKKGSSPDFPGVSCKDIKKSTNAQNNGEYWIDPKCTGLPFKVYCDMTTDGGGWLLVMNVITGSPHSNQLSVVTSYRGISDYHSNKMVITTSAMKELYGDLNFQQIRFYCWKKSVGRTFHVVTAANSSGNAVVQYFSGLTDALPDSCGSYVRMEGDNSELAKQCKKWGRNDLLRKWSNSRVKGNKAGKRLYDHAAYILFKYHWNLNILYLENKRPFECDDFNKPQASGDFWKVFVR; via the exons ATGGCTTGCCTCTGTGCGAGTAACCTTTTTTTGGTTTCGTTTGAAATTTTGCTATGGACAGGAGAAGCAGCTGATTTTTGTACAAGTCTTTTTGAAACTCAACAAG ATCACACACTTCTAGGCCACGTCATGGAAACTGTCAACGTCACAGATGAATTTGAATATCACCGAAAATGCATCCACAACAACACCTGCAAATCGTTTAATATCCATCCGCCAGGAGGCAATCCAATCAAGAAAACATGCGAGATGAATAACCAAACACGTCAAATGAAACCAAAACACTACAAGAAGAAGATTGGATCAAGCTACCATGGCTCAGTTGAG GTGTCCTGTGTCGATATAATGGAAACTAACAGTCAACAAAAAATCAGACATTGTCATCCAGAATACTCGGGAAAGCAATGTACTG TGAAAAAAGGCTCATCTCCTGACTTCCCTGGAGTCTCCTGCAAGGACATCAAGAAATCCACCAATGCACAAAACAACGGGGAGTACTGGATCGACCCAAAATGCACAGGACTCCCATTCAAAGTATACTGCGATATGACAACTGATGGAG GAGGTTGGCTTCTGGTGATGAACGTTATAACAGGTTCACCGCATTCTAACCAGCTATCCGTTGTGACGTCCTACCGTGGAATAAGTGATTACCATAGCAACAAGATGGTTATCACCACAAGCGCCATGAAGGAATTGTACGGGgacttgaattttcaacaaatacGATTTTATTGCTGGAAAAAAAGTGTTGGGCGCACGTTCCACGTAGTCACGGCTGCAAACAGCTCTGGGAATGCTGTGGTCCAGTATTTTAGTGGTCTGACAGATGCTTTACCAGATTCCTGTGGCTCGTATGTGAGAATGGAGGGTGATAACTCCGAACTAGCAAAGCAATGCAAGAAATGGGGGCGTAATGACCTTCTCCGTAAATGGTCAAATAGTAGAGTAAAGGGGAATAAAGCTGGGAAAAGACTATATGATCACGCTGCCTATATTTTATTCAAGTATCACTGGAACTTAAATATATTATACTTGGAAAATAAGCGGCCTTTTGAATGCGATGATTTTAATAAACCACAGGCCTCTGGTGATTTTTGGAAAGTCTTCGTTCGTTAA
- the LOC136914911 gene encoding glycine receptor subunit alpha-2-like, with protein MPTAMFCQLKYAISVLIMLCFHFLGVKVESIILTRTTYPENCFHGNHSLSNDATLKNGSWRTMCMAELLHKLLHCYDSRVRVQNSQGSKPTEVTVSLFILSIGNFEVRDMDFQLSFFLRQKWHDSRLSYGNHFSEDDITLGGGILQQLWMPETYFVSKKGSKNIEDPNFFVRIFRNGTLLVITKNTLTMDCYMDLRNFPFDDQKCNLTLESFGFTTKDVVYKWWSKKSHEAIERADGLSISEFELGYIGIFETTTLYRTGPFSGLKMELNFHRKSTYYLIQIYIPSGMIVVLSWVSFWIDYHSIPARTALGITTVLAMTTLLFGVQSSLPSVPYIKAVDLFMIVSFFTVFAALVEYAIVNYTNMSEKRQKESPSTKDKYSANEGIVMLGYRNTTIDNRSDSNHNLENGTIHSEATSNENVMNKLDDVSVANGTPSTDHWSHDQAVQAREQPPPQSRRGCWSCKITASGIDAWSRVLFPLTYGLFIVAYWILYSSNIHEDET; from the exons ATGCCGACAGCTATGTTTTGTCAATTAAAGTACGCAATCAGTGTACTGATCATGTTATGTTTTCATTTCCTGGGCGTGAAAGTCGAGAGCATCATTTTGACAAGGACCAC GTACCCAGAGAACTGTTTCCATGGGAACCACAGTCTCTCAAACGATGCTACGCTAAAAAATGGCTCATGGAGGACAATGTGTATGGCTGAGCTTCTTCACAAGCTGTTACATTGTTACGATTCACGAGTGCGAGTTCAAAATAGTCAAG GCAGCAAACCAACGGAAGTCACTGTGAGTTTGTTTATCCTGTCTATAGGCAACTTTGAAGTTCGCGACATG GATTTTCAGCTGTCGTTCTTCCTCAGACAGAAATGGCACGACTCCCGGCTTTCTTATGGAAATCATTTCTCTGAAGATGATATCACGTTGGGCGGAGGAATACTGCAGCAATTGTGGATGCCTGAAACGTACTTTGTTAGCAAGAAAGGATCAAAAAATATCGAAGATCCAAACTTTTTCGTGCGCATTTTTCGTAACGGAACATTACTCGTTATCACCAA AAATACGCTGACAATGGATTGCTATATGGACCTCAGAAATTTCCCTTTCGATGATCAAAAGTGTAACCTCACCCTCGAGAGCT TTGGCTTCACAACAAAGGATGTGGTATACAAGTGGTGGTCGAAAAAAAGCCACGAGGCTATTGAACGAGCAGACGGTTTGTCTATATCAGAGTTTGAGCTCGGATACATTGGAATATTTGAGACTACTACACTGTACAGAACAg GACCATTTTCAGGTTTAAAGATGGAGCTGAATTTCCACAGAAAATCCACTTACTATTTGATACAAATCTATATTCCCAGTGGCATGATAGTTGTGCTGTCTTGG GTGTCATTCTGGATCGACTACCACTCAATTCCCGCTAGAACAGCGCTGGGCATTACCACCGTGCTTGCCATGACAACACTATTATTTGGTGTCCAGTCCTCCCTGCCAAGCGTACCTTACATCAAGGCTGTGGACTTATTTATGATTGTCTCGTTTTTCACTGTGTTCGCGGCTCTGGTTGAGTATGCCATTGTAAACTACACGAATATGAGTGAAAAACGACAAAAGGAATCTCCAAGCACCAAGGATAAATACAGTGCC AATGAGGGCATCGTGATGCTAGGTTACCGCAACACTACGATCGATAACCGCAGCGACAGTAATCACAACTTAGAAAATGGAACAATTCACAGCGAAGCTACAAGCAACGAGAACGTTATGAACAAACTCGATGACGTGTCTGTGGCCAATGGGACACCGAGCACAGATCACTGGTCACATGATCAGGCTGTTCAGGCACGTGAACAGCCTCCTCCACAATCTCGGAGAGGCTGCTGGTCTTGCAAGATTACAGCCAGTGGCATTGATGCTTGGTCACGTGTACTGTTTCCTCTGACGTACGGGCTTTTTATCGTTGCTTATTGGATTTTATACTCATCGAACATTCACGAGGATGAAACGTAA